A single Cyclopterus lumpus isolate fCycLum1 chromosome 3, fCycLum1.pri, whole genome shotgun sequence DNA region contains:
- the tmem39a gene encoding transmembrane protein 39A isoform X1, producing the protein MPGGRRGPSRQQLSRSALPSLQTLVGGNLGNGTGLRNRSSTVVGLSAPPLSALITPEPVRHSRIPELPLDSSLLFEFLLFLYLLVALFVQYMNIYRTVWWYPYSHPAASTSLNFHLMDYHLAIFITVMLARRLVWTIVSEVSQSSGGSLLRYVVLIAARLSLLTMCGWVLCWTLVNLCKNHSVLNLLFLGYPFGVYVPLCCFHQEGGKSQTAPADCDYPADHQQTDLTESPFFRPRDFLFLLRENLREQFSSPPHMPTHTCPPHTHSQTPELIRAEVEELKSDFNRRIKEVLFNSLFSAYYVAFLPLCFVKSTQYYDMRWSCEHLIMVWINAFVMLMSQLLPPSYCDLLHRSAAHLGRWQKLEHGSYSNAPQHVLRRGVDLCCRWSESTIWPQGVLVRHSRSLYKAVGPYNVALPADVSHARFYFLFHKPLRILNLLIWIETSVVLYQLYSLLRSERWNHTLSLGLILFCNYYVLFKLLRDRIVLGKAYSYPLSSSSLGLKSQ; encoded by the exons ATGCCAGGAGGTCGCAGGGGCCCCAGCAGACAGCAGCTAAGTCGCTCTGCTCTGCCGTCCCTGCAGACTTTGGTTGGAGGCAACCTCGGCAATGGTACCGGTCTCAGGAACAG GAGCAGTACCGTGGTGGGTCTGTCTGCGCCCCCTCTCTCGGCTCTCATTACTCCGGAGCCGGTCCGTCACTCGAGGATCCCCGAGCTGCCGTTGGACAGCAGCCTGCTGTTTGAGTTTCTGCTCTTCCTTTATTTGCTGGTGGCCTTGTTTGTCCAGTACATGAACATCTACAGGACGGTGTGGTGGTACCCATACAGCCACCCCGCTGCCTCTACCTCTCTT AACTTTCATCTGATGGACTACCACCTGGCTATCTTCATCACAGTCATGTTGGCCAGGAGGCTCGTTTGGACTATCGTTTCAGAG GTGTCTCAGAGCAGCGGCGGATCACTGCTTCGCTACGTGGTTCTGATCGCGGCTCGGCTCAGCCTGCTGACCATGTGCGGCTGGGTGCTCTGCTGGACGCTGGTCAACCTCTGCAAGAACCACTCTGTGCtcaacctcctcttcctggGATACCC ATTTGGTGTGTACGTCCCGCTGTGCTGTTTCCAtcaggagggagggaaaagCCAAACGGCACCGGCTGACTGCGATTACCCAGCCGACCACCAGCAGACCGACCTAACCGAAAGCCCGTTCTTTCGACCACGtgacttcctcttcctgttgcGAGAGAACCTCAGAGAGCAGTTTTCCAGCCCGCCGCACATGcctacacacacctgcccaccacacacacactcgcagacaCCAGAGTTGATTCGAGcagaggtggaggagctgaagagcgACTTCAACCGGCGCATCAAGGAAGTGCTGTTCAACTCCCTGTTCAGCGCCTACTACGTTGCCTTCCTGCCTCTCTGCTTCGTTAAG AGCACCCAGTACTATGACATGCGCTGGTCATGTGAGCATCTGATCATGGTGTGGATCAATGCGTTTGTCATGCTGATGAGTCAGCTACTGCCCCCGAGCTACTGTGACCTGCTTCATCGCTCCGCTGCTCACCTGGGCCGCTGGCAGAAACTGGAGCACGGCTCGTACAGCAACGCACCTCAGCATGT TTTGCGCCGTGGTGTCGATTTGTGTTGCAGGTGGTCCGAAAGCACCATTTGGCCTCAGGGGGTGTTGGTACGACACAGTCGATCTCTGTATAAGGCAGTCGGACCTTACAATGTCGCTCTGCCCGCCGATGTTTCCCACGCAAGGTTTTAT TTCCTGTTCCACAAACCATTGCGGATCCTCAACCTGCTGATCTGGATCGAGACCAGTGTGGTTTTGTACCAGCTCTACTCTCTGCTGCGCTCTGAGCGCTGGAACCACACTTTGTCTCTGGGCCTTATTCTCTTCTGCAACTACTATGTCCTCTTTAAACTGCTGCGAGACCGCATCGTGCTGGGCAAAGCCTACTCCTACCCTCTGTCCTCCAGCAGCCTGGGGCTCAAGTCGCAGTAA
- the tmem39a gene encoding transmembrane protein 39A isoform X2, with the protein MPGGRRGPSRQQLSRSALPSLQTLVGGNLGNGTGLRNRSSTVVGLSAPPLSALITPEPVRHSRIPELPLDSSLLFEFLLFLYLLVALFVQYMNIYRTVWWYPYSHPAASTSLNFHLMDYHLAIFITVMLARRLVWTIVSEVSQSSGGSLLRYVVLIAARLSLLTMCGWVLCWTLVNLCKNHSVLNLLFLGYPFGVYVPLCCFHQEGGKSQTAPADCDYPADHQQTDLTESPFFRPRDFLFLLRENLREQFSSPPHMPTHTCPPHTHSQTPELIRAEVEELKSDFNRRIKEVLFNSLFSAYYVAFLPLCFVKSTQYYDMRWSCEHLIMVWINAFVMLMSQLLPPSYCDLLHRSAAHLGRWQKLEHGSYSNAPQHVWSESTIWPQGVLVRHSRSLYKAVGPYNVALPADVSHARFYFLFHKPLRILNLLIWIETSVVLYQLYSLLRSERWNHTLSLGLILFCNYYVLFKLLRDRIVLGKAYSYPLSSSSLGLKSQ; encoded by the exons ATGCCAGGAGGTCGCAGGGGCCCCAGCAGACAGCAGCTAAGTCGCTCTGCTCTGCCGTCCCTGCAGACTTTGGTTGGAGGCAACCTCGGCAATGGTACCGGTCTCAGGAACAG GAGCAGTACCGTGGTGGGTCTGTCTGCGCCCCCTCTCTCGGCTCTCATTACTCCGGAGCCGGTCCGTCACTCGAGGATCCCCGAGCTGCCGTTGGACAGCAGCCTGCTGTTTGAGTTTCTGCTCTTCCTTTATTTGCTGGTGGCCTTGTTTGTCCAGTACATGAACATCTACAGGACGGTGTGGTGGTACCCATACAGCCACCCCGCTGCCTCTACCTCTCTT AACTTTCATCTGATGGACTACCACCTGGCTATCTTCATCACAGTCATGTTGGCCAGGAGGCTCGTTTGGACTATCGTTTCAGAG GTGTCTCAGAGCAGCGGCGGATCACTGCTTCGCTACGTGGTTCTGATCGCGGCTCGGCTCAGCCTGCTGACCATGTGCGGCTGGGTGCTCTGCTGGACGCTGGTCAACCTCTGCAAGAACCACTCTGTGCtcaacctcctcttcctggGATACCC ATTTGGTGTGTACGTCCCGCTGTGCTGTTTCCAtcaggagggagggaaaagCCAAACGGCACCGGCTGACTGCGATTACCCAGCCGACCACCAGCAGACCGACCTAACCGAAAGCCCGTTCTTTCGACCACGtgacttcctcttcctgttgcGAGAGAACCTCAGAGAGCAGTTTTCCAGCCCGCCGCACATGcctacacacacctgcccaccacacacacactcgcagacaCCAGAGTTGATTCGAGcagaggtggaggagctgaagagcgACTTCAACCGGCGCATCAAGGAAGTGCTGTTCAACTCCCTGTTCAGCGCCTACTACGTTGCCTTCCTGCCTCTCTGCTTCGTTAAG AGCACCCAGTACTATGACATGCGCTGGTCATGTGAGCATCTGATCATGGTGTGGATCAATGCGTTTGTCATGCTGATGAGTCAGCTACTGCCCCCGAGCTACTGTGACCTGCTTCATCGCTCCGCTGCTCACCTGGGCCGCTGGCAGAAACTGGAGCACGGCTCGTACAGCAACGCACCTCAGCATGT GTGGTCCGAAAGCACCATTTGGCCTCAGGGGGTGTTGGTACGACACAGTCGATCTCTGTATAAGGCAGTCGGACCTTACAATGTCGCTCTGCCCGCCGATGTTTCCCACGCAAGGTTTTAT TTCCTGTTCCACAAACCATTGCGGATCCTCAACCTGCTGATCTGGATCGAGACCAGTGTGGTTTTGTACCAGCTCTACTCTCTGCTGCGCTCTGAGCGCTGGAACCACACTTTGTCTCTGGGCCTTATTCTCTTCTGCAACTACTATGTCCTCTTTAAACTGCTGCGAGACCGCATCGTGCTGGGCAAAGCCTACTCCTACCCTCTGTCCTCCAGCAGCCTGGGGCTCAAGTCGCAGTAA